In the genome of Rhodoplanes sp. Z2-YC6860, one region contains:
- a CDS encoding Bug family tripartite tricarboxylate transporter substrate binding protein: MKRPEQFQHSRRALLGAALAMPFIGTARAQSYPSRNLRVIVPFAAGGPTDVLTRIAAERVSPALGQPLVVESRTGAGGNLAGEFVARSEADGHTLLVAGQAILAINKALYKKLNYDPATDFAFVGMLGVIANVLLVNPAAVPVNSMAELVALAKQKPGAISYGSNGAGSLTHLTTAILAHQAGVQLLHVPYQGAAPLMTDLIAGRIGMAFTATSAALPLVQSGQLRALAVTTGQRSRFAPNVPTLVESGFPTLNAPVWFGAVVRASTPAPVVSRLRAEFDTVIKSEGYSQALEKQFMEVMRVPPESSEQFLSAERALWSDAVKLTGVSLD, encoded by the coding sequence ATGAAACGGCCAGAACAATTCCAGCATTCGCGCCGGGCGTTGCTCGGCGCAGCGCTTGCGATGCCGTTCATCGGCACGGCGCGGGCGCAATCTTATCCCTCGCGCAATCTGCGCGTGATCGTTCCATTCGCGGCCGGCGGCCCAACGGATGTCCTGACCAGGATCGCGGCCGAGCGGGTGAGCCCGGCCCTCGGCCAGCCGCTCGTCGTCGAAAGCCGGACCGGGGCCGGCGGCAATCTCGCCGGCGAGTTCGTCGCGCGCAGCGAGGCGGATGGCCACACGCTTCTGGTCGCAGGCCAGGCGATCCTCGCCATCAACAAAGCGCTCTACAAGAAGCTCAACTACGATCCGGCCACCGACTTTGCCTTTGTCGGCATGCTGGGCGTGATCGCCAATGTGCTGCTGGTCAATCCGGCCGCAGTCCCCGTGAACTCAATGGCCGAGCTGGTTGCGCTGGCCAAACAGAAGCCCGGTGCGATCTCCTACGGATCGAACGGCGCAGGCTCCCTCACCCATCTGACGACGGCGATCCTGGCGCATCAAGCCGGCGTGCAGCTTCTTCATGTGCCGTATCAAGGCGCGGCCCCTCTGATGACCGACCTGATCGCCGGACGGATCGGCATGGCGTTCACGGCGACATCGGCCGCGCTGCCGCTGGTGCAGTCGGGGCAGTTGCGCGCGCTGGCGGTGACCACCGGCCAGCGGAGCCGCTTCGCCCCGAATGTCCCGACCCTGGTCGAAAGTGGGTTTCCCACGCTCAACGCGCCGGTGTGGTTTGGCGCGGTGGTGCGGGCCAGCACGCCAGCGCCTGTCGTTTCGAGGCTCCGCGCCGAATTCGACACGGTGATCAAGAGCGAAGGCTACTCGCAAGCCCTCGAGAAGCAGTTCATGGAGGTGATGCGCGTGCCGCCCGAATCCTCCGAGCAATTCCTGTCGGCCGAGCGAGCGCTCTGGAGCGACGCGGTGAAGCTGACAGGCGTCTCGCTGGATTGA